The Vicia villosa cultivar HV-30 ecotype Madison, WI linkage group LG1, Vvil1.0, whole genome shotgun sequence genome includes a region encoding these proteins:
- the LOC131646597 gene encoding uncharacterized protein LOC131646597 — translation MATAHAFFAQDQGTTFNLKYAWRLLKDEPKWMGESIGSSSKITKTFASGPSSENPDTPSSYEFNSSSPMERPMGQKAAKRKGKANEIPNAKQDERIKRTTEMERLGQCKEDEIEVKVIQIMMKDTSTMSDSQRDIHDKYCNKMKKNMECS, via the coding sequence ATGGCCACTGCACATGCTTTTTTTGCTCAGGATCAAGGTACAACATTCAATCTTAAGTACGCATGGCGACTGttaaaagatgaacctaaatGGATGGGAGAATCGATTGGAAgttcttcaaaaataacaaagACTTTTGCTAGTGGGCCATCATCGGAGAACCCAGACACACCTTCAAGTTATGAGTTTAACTCTTCATCACCAATGGAGCGTCCAATGGGACAAAAAGCAGCAAAAAGAAAGGGTAAGGCAAATGAAATTCCAAATGCTAAGCAAGATGAAAGGATTAAAAGAACAACGGAAATGGAAAGACTAGGGCAATGTAAGGAGGACGAGATAGAAGTCAAGGTAATTCAAATCATGATGAAAGACACTTCTACTATGAGCGATAGTCAACGAGATATTCATGATAAATAttgtaataagatgaaaaaaaatatGGAATGTAGTTAG